In one window of Paraburkholderia phymatum STM815 DNA:
- a CDS encoding DJ-1/PfpI family protein: MAAKKILFLTGDFAEDYETMVPFQALQAVGHAVDAVCPGKRAGERVKTAIHDFEGDQTYTEKPGHLFALNATFDEIDPSRYDALAIAGGRAPEYLRLNPKVIDVVRQFAESNKPIAAICHAAQLLAAADVIRGKRIAAYPACAPEVKLAGADYADIAVDAAITDANFVTAPAWPAHPEWLRQFFVLLGTRIEL; the protein is encoded by the coding sequence ATGGCAGCAAAGAAGATTCTGTTCCTGACGGGCGACTTCGCCGAGGATTACGAAACGATGGTGCCGTTTCAGGCGCTGCAGGCAGTCGGCCATGCCGTCGACGCCGTCTGTCCCGGCAAGCGCGCGGGCGAGCGCGTGAAAACGGCAATCCACGATTTCGAGGGCGACCAGACGTACACCGAAAAGCCCGGTCACCTGTTCGCGCTGAACGCGACGTTCGACGAGATCGATCCTTCGCGATACGACGCGCTTGCGATCGCTGGCGGCCGCGCGCCCGAGTATCTGCGGCTCAATCCGAAGGTGATCGACGTCGTGCGTCAGTTCGCCGAAAGCAACAAGCCGATCGCGGCGATCTGTCACGCCGCGCAGTTGCTCGCCGCCGCCGACGTGATTCGCGGCAAACGCATTGCTGCCTATCCGGCCTGTGCCCCTGAAGTGAAGCTCGCGGGCGCCGACTACGCTGACATTGCCGTCGACGCCGCGATCACCGACGCGAACTTCGTCACCGCGCCCGCCTGGCCTGCCCATCCCGAATGGCTGCGCCAGTTCTTCGTCCTGCTGGGCACGCGCATCGAGTTGTGA